In the genome of Gloeotrichia echinulata CP02, one region contains:
- a CDS encoding NAD(P)H-quinone oxidoreductase subunit F yields the protein MAQFLLDTVWLVPCYALMGGLLAVPWSPGVIRRTGPRPAGYVNLVMTFLAFVHSAIALPIAWNQAPSEIFIPWLSTAGLNLTIAIEISAVSVGAMVVISGLNLLAQIFAIGYMEMDWGWGRFFSLLGLFEAGLCALVLCNSLFFSYVILEVLTLGTYLLVGLWFSQPLVVTGARDAFLTKRVGDLFLLMGVLGLWPLAGTWNYTELAQWATTANVNPTVITLVGLALIAGPMGKCAQFPLHLWLDEAMEGPVPSTILRNSVVVATGAWVLIKLQPVLTLSPVVSSAIVAIGAVTAVGASLIAIAQIDIKRCQSYSVSAYMGLIFIAVGVKQDEVALLLVLTHALSSALLVMSTGGIVWNSITQDINQLGGLLSRRPISALAFIVGGLGLIAFPPLGGFWALAELANALWKTQPLLVAVVIAVNALTAFSLSREFSLIFGGKPKQMSERSPEVHWPMVLPMVILLGFVLHLPLILQSLSLLPSWVNLNKDVALLLIWSSIFGVSISGVIYLGKWQNPIRLPWKGLRDLFAYDFYTAQIYRLTIVAGVGQISKFTDMLDRLVIDGIVNFVGLFSLLGGQGLKYSTSGQTQFYAFTILLGISVLGMWVAWPFWGVQFLQMMF from the coding sequence ATGGCTCAGTTTCTGCTCGATACTGTTTGGCTAGTACCGTGCTACGCCTTAATGGGTGGGCTTTTAGCTGTGCCTTGGTCTCCGGGAGTCATTCGCCGTACCGGACCTAGACCAGCGGGTTACGTAAATTTGGTAATGACATTTTTGGCGTTTGTCCATAGCGCGATCGCCTTACCAATCGCCTGGAATCAAGCACCATCAGAAATATTTATTCCGTGGCTTTCCACTGCTGGCTTAAACCTCACCATCGCTATAGAAATTTCGGCGGTGAGTGTAGGCGCGATGGTTGTAATTAGCGGCTTAAATTTGTTAGCGCAAATTTTTGCGATTGGTTACATGGAAATGGACTGGGGGTGGGGACGCTTCTTTTCTTTGCTGGGATTATTTGAAGCTGGTTTATGCGCTTTAGTCCTGTGTAACAGCTTGTTCTTCAGCTATGTAATTTTGGAAGTTCTAACTTTGGGAACCTACCTACTAGTAGGTTTATGGTTTAGTCAGCCTTTGGTTGTAACTGGTGCTAGAGATGCATTCTTAACCAAACGGGTAGGAGACTTATTTTTGCTAATGGGGGTGTTGGGTTTATGGCCCCTAGCGGGAACTTGGAATTATACAGAACTAGCGCAATGGGCAACAACTGCTAATGTTAACCCAACAGTGATTACATTGGTGGGTTTAGCCTTAATCGCAGGTCCGATGGGTAAATGTGCCCAATTTCCCCTACATCTGTGGTTAGATGAGGCGATGGAAGGCCCTGTTCCCAGTACAATTTTGCGGAACTCGGTAGTAGTAGCCACTGGTGCATGGGTATTGATTAAATTGCAACCTGTGTTAACGCTATCACCCGTAGTTTCCTCTGCTATTGTTGCGATTGGTGCGGTGACAGCGGTGGGTGCTTCTTTAATTGCGATCGCCCAAATTGACATTAAGCGGTGTCAATCCTATTCTGTAAGTGCCTACATGGGTTTGATTTTCATTGCCGTAGGCGTGAAACAAGATGAAGTGGCGCTGTTGTTGGTACTCACCCATGCGCTATCATCAGCGCTGTTAGTTATGAGTACTGGTGGAATTGTCTGGAACAGCATCACCCAAGACATCAACCAACTGGGTGGACTATTATCACGTCGTCCGATATCAGCATTAGCCTTTATCGTCGGTGGTTTGGGATTAATTGCTTTTCCACCTTTAGGCGGCTTTTGGGCTTTGGCTGAATTAGCAAATGCACTTTGGAAAACTCAACCGTTGTTAGTAGCAGTGGTTATTGCAGTCAACGCTTTAACAGCCTTTAGTTTAAGTAGAGAATTTAGCCTAATTTTTGGCGGTAAACCCAAACAGATGAGCGAGCGATCGCCTGAAGTACATTGGCCGATGGTACTACCAATGGTAATTTTACTCGGCTTCGTCCTGCATCTACCTTTAATATTACAAAGTTTATCATTGCTGCCAAGTTGGGTAAACCTGAATAAAGATGTTGCACTCCTGCTAATTTGGTCGAGTATTTTTGGTGTCAGCATCAGTGGTGTCATTTATTTAGGAAAATGGCAAAACCCAATCCGCTTACCCTGGAAAGGTTTAAGAGATTTGTTCGCTTACGACTTTTACACAGCCCAAATCTACCGCCTCACAATTGTTGCCGGCGTTGGGCAAATTTCCAAATTTACCGATATGCTTGACCGCTTAGTTATCGATGGAATCGTTAACTTTGTCGGTTTGTTCTCACTGTTAGGTGGACAAGGCCTCAAATACAGTACCAGTGGACAAACCCAGTTTTATGCGTTCACCATCCTTCTAGGAATCAGCGTTTTAGGAATGTGGGTAGCTTGGCCATTCTGGGGAGTCCAATTTTTACAGATGATGTTTTAA
- a CDS encoding CO2 hydration protein has protein sequence MVQTPEKIATKLPPSTHEFAEVIHRLEAGGSMLPDTPENLMQIIGLYKAYAVPMDFYWRDLLYIAEREFLNPFPFFKYFLPKEYLDRHNHYAGDDADLRIWRGEATAHPELLAFIEKGETGKLSRLFHHLLHDRINMEFAEACMRAMLWHRHMYAPVNQFDAYLDSEEYKANADIAIKAYFQGNPAMLALHKMFPEMFLEQCRQMSYYSNLGLFWEVMAPVFFEMSDIYDEGGFKGVPDAMNFLVNGIFAIAGRPIYHHVYIRGKCYEIIPKSKGFTWLYEAALPYVEAVFYRTAPFRGTKSYNAQAGQVPDEQKDFHYGILYADVFPVGTAGIPPTLLMQDMLHFLPQYLVDYYKQYCRGEEDMLIQLGISFQRSMYNVTSAVIQALRTALLYPLDDQNTHHLQANREFFEGQLNRFTRADYNMRDAARLRSIQSQDYR, from the coding sequence ATGGTACAAACTCCAGAGAAAATAGCAACTAAATTACCTCCTTCTACACATGAATTTGCTGAAGTAATTCATCGATTAGAAGCAGGCGGTTCGATGTTACCAGATACGCCAGAAAATCTGATGCAAATCATCGGCTTATATAAAGCTTACGCCGTGCCGATGGATTTCTACTGGCGCGACCTACTTTATATCGCCGAACGCGAATTTTTAAACCCCTTTCCCTTCTTTAAATACTTCTTGCCCAAAGAGTATTTAGACAGACATAATCATTATGCAGGCGACGACGCCGATTTAAGGATTTGGCGTGGTGAAGCTACAGCCCATCCAGAACTTTTGGCATTTATCGAAAAAGGTGAAACAGGCAAATTATCCAGATTATTTCATCATTTATTACATGATCGCATCAACATGGAATTTGCTGAAGCTTGTATGCGGGCGATGCTTTGGCACCGTCATATGTACGCGCCAGTAAATCAATTTGACGCTTACCTAGATTCGGAAGAATATAAAGCTAATGCCGATATAGCAATTAAAGCTTATTTCCAAGGCAATCCAGCAATGTTGGCGCTGCATAAAATGTTCCCAGAAATGTTTTTAGAACAGTGTCGGCAGATGTCTTATTATTCTAACCTGGGCTTGTTCTGGGAAGTCATGGCACCCGTATTCTTTGAAATGTCAGATATATATGATGAAGGTGGATTTAAAGGCGTTCCCGATGCCATGAATTTCCTAGTCAATGGTATATTTGCCATAGCTGGTCGTCCCATTTACCACCATGTTTATATTCGCGGTAAATGTTACGAAATCATCCCCAAATCCAAAGGGTTCACCTGGCTATATGAAGCAGCATTACCCTACGTAGAAGCCGTTTTTTATCGCACCGCACCCTTCAGAGGCACAAAATCTTATAATGCACAAGCAGGTCAAGTACCTGATGAGCAAAAAGACTTCCACTATGGAATTCTTTATGCTGACGTTTTCCCTGTAGGTACTGCAGGGATTCCCCCAACATTATTAATGCAAGATATGTTGCACTTCTTACCACAATATCTTGTTGATTACTACAAACAATATTGTCGTGGCGAAGAAGATATGTTGATTCAATTGGGAATTAGTTTCCAAAGGTCAATGTACAACGTAACTTCAGCGGTCATTCAAGCATTAAGAACTGCACTTTTATATCCCTTAGATGACCAAAATACCCATCATTTACAAGCGAATCGCGAGTTTTTTGAAGGCCAGTTAAATCGCTTTACTCGCGCTGATTACAACATGCGTGATGCGGCGCGATTAAGGAGTATTCAAAGCCAAGATTATCGGTAG
- a CDS encoding type II toxin-antitoxin system RelE/ParE family toxin, with protein MREIIFYRTDTDKCPVEEFIDSLSGKQAQKVLWVLRLIQELDKVPNQYLKKLVNTDDIWEVRVQVGNNAFRLLGFFDDDNLVIVTNGFAKKTQKTPSQQIELAEQRKRDYLNRK; from the coding sequence ATGAGAGAAATTATCTTTTATCGCACAGATACGGACAAATGCCCCGTTGAAGAATTTATAGATTCTTTATCTGGAAAACAAGCACAAAAAGTGCTTTGGGTTTTACGGTTGATACAGGAACTTGATAAAGTACCAAATCAATATTTAAAAAAATTGGTCAATACGGATGACATTTGGGAAGTAAGAGTTCAGGTTGGCAATAATGCATTTCGGTTACTTGGTTTTTTCGATGATGATAATTTGGTTATTGTAACTAACGGCTTTGCCAAAAAGACACAAAAAACTCCATCCCAACAGATTGAACTAGCAGAACAGCGAAAACGAGATTATTTGAACCGAAAGTAA
- a CDS encoding NADH-quinone oxidoreductase subunit M → MLSILIWAPIIGAAIIGFWPGSVVKASRVRLAALTLAGLVLLWNLFILVKFDISNPGMQFREYIPWNETLGLSYQLGVDGLSILMLVLNGLITWIAIYSSSKETERPRFFYSMMLLVSGGVAGAFLAENLLLFFLFYELELIPFYLLISIWGGEKRAYAGIKFLIYTAVSGALILATFLGMVWLTGSSSFALDAISTQTLSTGMQIILLIGIILGFGIKIPLVPFHTWLPDAYVEASAPVAMLLGGVLAKLGTYGLLRFGMSMFPEAWSIFAPTLAIWGAVSAIYGALVAIAQKDIKRMVAYSSIGHMGYILLASAATTALGLVGAVAQMFSHGIILAILFLLVGIVEDKVGTRELDKLNGLMSPIRGLPLISALLVLSGMASAGIPGLTGFVAEFLVFQGSFSVFPIPTLLCVLSSALTAVYFVILLNRTCFGRLDNNLAYYPKVLSSEKTPALILAALIIFLGIQPTWLVRWTEPTTTAIVATIPALEKTITSEVALKP, encoded by the coding sequence ATGCTGAGTATTTTAATCTGGGCACCAATTATTGGCGCTGCAATTATCGGGTTTTGGCCAGGTAGCGTCGTCAAAGCAAGTCGAGTACGTTTAGCAGCTTTAACCCTAGCTGGGTTAGTTCTGTTGTGGAATCTTTTCATCCTGGTGAAATTTGATATTAGCAATCCGGGGATGCAGTTTCGAGAATATATTCCTTGGAATGAAACCCTTGGTTTAAGTTATCAATTAGGGGTTGATGGACTATCAATATTGATGTTGGTTTTAAATGGTCTAATCACCTGGATTGCTATTTACAGCAGCAGTAAAGAAACTGAACGCCCCCGTTTTTTCTACTCCATGATGTTATTAGTGAGTGGTGGAGTTGCAGGTGCATTTCTAGCAGAAAATTTACTGCTATTCTTCCTGTTTTACGAACTAGAATTAATCCCTTTTTATCTGCTAATTTCCATTTGGGGGGGCGAAAAACGGGCTTATGCTGGCATCAAATTTCTGATTTATACAGCAGTTTCCGGAGCATTAATTCTGGCGACATTCTTGGGTATGGTATGGCTAACTGGTTCTTCTAGTTTTGCTTTAGACGCCATCTCGACTCAAACCCTCTCAACGGGAATGCAGATTATCCTACTTATAGGAATAATCCTGGGTTTTGGCATCAAAATTCCCCTAGTTCCCTTCCATACTTGGTTACCTGATGCTTACGTTGAAGCTTCCGCACCAGTGGCGATGTTACTTGGTGGCGTGTTGGCGAAGCTGGGAACCTATGGACTTTTGCGGTTTGGTATGAGTATGTTCCCCGAAGCTTGGAGTATTTTTGCACCAACATTAGCAATTTGGGGAGCAGTTAGTGCTATTTATGGGGCATTAGTGGCGATCGCCCAAAAAGACATCAAGCGGATGGTAGCATATAGTTCGATTGGTCACATGGGCTATATATTACTAGCTAGTGCAGCCACCACCGCTCTAGGACTTGTCGGCGCAGTCGCTCAAATGTTTAGCCACGGTATCATCCTCGCTATTCTCTTCCTGTTAGTGGGAATCGTGGAAGATAAAGTGGGCACCCGTGAGTTAGATAAACTCAATGGTTTAATGAGTCCCATCCGTGGTTTACCCCTCATTAGCGCCCTACTAGTTTTAAGTGGAATGGCTAGCGCTGGTATTCCCGGTTTAACAGGATTTGTCGCCGAATTTCTGGTTTTTCAGGGCAGTTTCTCCGTCTTTCCCATACCAACACTTTTGTGTGTCTTATCGAGTGCGCTAACCGCAGTATATTTTGTCATCCTGCTCAACCGCACCTGTTTTGGGAGACTCGACAACAATTTAGCCTACTATCCCAAAGTGCTATCGTCTGAGAAAACCCCAGCTTTGATTTTGGCAGCTTTAATCATCTTTTTAGGAATCCAACCCACTTGGTTAGTACGTTGGACTGAACCCACAACTACAGCCATAGTAGCGACAATTCCCGCCTTAGAAAAAACCATCACTTCTGAAGTAGCCTTGAAGCCGTAA
- a CDS encoding NADAR domain-containing protein, protein MTIYFYKVWQPYGCFSNFSPHGIEIQGTYWSTVEHYYQAQKFVGTKDAVIIPVIHAAQTSEEAAALGRCNSRKVRSDWEVVKTQVMREAVLKKFLTHADIREILLTTGNEILVENSPNDYFWGCGMNKTGENHLGKILMDVREEILKLFTATETLENYSQLSFG, encoded by the coding sequence ATGACTATTTATTTTTACAAGGTTTGGCAACCTTATGGCTGTTTTTCTAACTTTTCTCCCCACGGAATCGAAATCCAGGGTACTTACTGGTCAACGGTTGAGCATTATTATCAAGCACAAAAGTTTGTGGGCACTAAAGATGCAGTTATTATACCCGTAATCCATGCCGCTCAAACCTCCGAAGAAGCTGCTGCTTTAGGACGCTGTAATAGCCGCAAAGTCCGTTCAGATTGGGAGGTGGTCAAAACCCAGGTGATGCGAGAAGCTGTCCTCAAAAAGTTTCTCACCCATGCTGACATCAGAGAAATTCTCCTAACCACAGGTAATGAAATCCTAGTAGAAAACTCCCCAAACGATTATTTCTGGGGCTGTGGTATGAATAAAACTGGTGAAAATCATCTCGGTAAAATCCTGATGGATGTGCGTGAAGAAATCCTCAAGTTATTCACCGCTACTGAAACTCTAGAAAACTACAGTCAACTGTCCTTTGGGTAA
- a CDS encoding MoxR family ATPase, whose amino-acid sequence MNETHPILIRLGQGLNQVIVGQSHLVQQMLVALLAGGHIILEGVPGTGKTLLVKVLAQLIQSEFRRIQLTPDVLPSDITGTNIFDLNSRSFTLKKGPIFTEILLADEINRTPPKTQAALLEAMEEMQVTLDGETLPLPELFWVIATQNPLEFEGTYPLPEAQLDRFLFKLVVDYPDQAAEKQMLLNRQAGFAARRLDITHLKQIATVGEILQARQAVKEVKVSEAIIDYILALVRASRQYPDLALGASPRAAGAWLQTSQAAAWLSGRNFVTPDDVKAVASPLLRHRLLLKPEAMLDGLQIDAVIASVMNQVAVPR is encoded by the coding sequence ATGAATGAAACCCATCCTATTTTAATTCGCCTTGGTCAAGGACTTAACCAAGTAATTGTGGGACAATCCCATCTTGTACAACAGATGCTAGTCGCCCTGTTAGCGGGTGGACATATAATTTTGGAAGGTGTACCGGGAACTGGTAAAACACTTTTAGTGAAAGTGTTGGCGCAGTTGATCCAATCGGAGTTTCGCCGCATTCAGCTAACACCAGATGTTTTACCGTCAGATATTACTGGGACGAATATTTTTGACTTGAATAGTCGCAGTTTTACCCTGAAAAAAGGACCGATATTTACAGAAATTTTGCTAGCGGATGAAATTAACCGTACTCCCCCGAAAACACAAGCGGCGTTGCTAGAAGCAATGGAAGAAATGCAGGTAACTTTGGATGGAGAAACTTTACCTTTACCAGAGTTATTTTGGGTGATTGCGACACAAAATCCCCTAGAATTTGAAGGCACTTATCCTTTACCAGAAGCGCAGTTAGACAGGTTTTTATTTAAACTAGTAGTAGATTACCCTGACCAAGCTGCCGAAAAACAAATGTTACTCAATCGTCAGGCGGGTTTTGCGGCGCGACGCTTGGATATTACCCACCTGAAACAAATAGCAACGGTAGGCGAAATTTTGCAGGCTCGACAAGCAGTCAAAGAAGTTAAAGTATCTGAGGCAATTATTGATTATATCCTGGCGTTGGTCAGAGCATCGCGTCAATATCCCGATTTAGCTTTGGGTGCTTCGCCTCGCGCTGCTGGTGCTTGGTTGCAGACATCACAGGCTGCGGCCTGGTTATCTGGGAGAAATTTTGTGACTCCAGATGATGTTAAAGCTGTCGCATCGCCGTTGTTGCGTCATCGTCTACTTTTGAAACCAGAAGCAATGCTGGATGGTTTACAAATTGATGCGGTAATTGCGTCGGTAATGAATCAGGTTGCGGTGCCAAGATAG
- a CDS encoding transposase, with amino-acid sequence MTFPSRYFIVINVNTKCNQVGDFLILLNYQYRTYPDTKQKIQLNNWLRICRYWYNRQLGDRFDWYQYNRTAINFCPLICSIPKLRDNPDYYSQKKQLPVIKSDLIKVSHSGELLDFTSVPSQTLQDVSKRVDLAFSRFIEGDYKGNRSGKPRFKNAARYRTIKIEGQAITVERVEQEWLFLSFSKLKGWVKVRLHRPLPNGFILKNALLTKKADGWYVTICLSDPNIPTFTPDEIAPTWENSLGLDAVLHEDDYLATSENTKLPSLKSFSKSEKRLADISKRKSTKKKGSKSRRKLAKKEAKEHQRIARARIDHAFKTAHTLLKTGKKVFVYEDLNLRALSKKNKAKQDENGKYLPNGQSAKSGLNKSWNDAAFGQFFTILEYIARKAGTRTIAVKPAYTSQLLAYRDEFIFTDCNIRNYWDEKESLLVDRDINAAINVKRVGLGLFPTIKRRKGNPVVDGSTTNSTSKEVLAALRNVPEAYTVFGTPNRCR; translated from the coding sequence TTGACTTTTCCTTCTCGATACTTTATAGTAATAAACGTCAACACTAAATGCAATCAAGTAGGTGATTTCCTTATACTGCTTAACTATCAGTACCGCACTTATCCAGACACCAAGCAAAAAATCCAGCTAAACAATTGGTTAAGAATTTGTCGATACTGGTACAACAGGCAGTTAGGAGACAGGTTCGACTGGTATCAGTATAATCGGACTGCAATTAATTTTTGTCCGTTAATTTGTTCAATACCAAAATTACGAGACAACCCCGACTATTACTCACAAAAAAAACAACTTCCTGTTATTAAGTCCGACTTGATAAAGGTAAGTCATTCTGGTGAACTACTAGACTTTACAAGTGTTCCATCTCAGACATTACAGGATGTATCCAAGCGTGTAGACTTGGCTTTTTCTCGCTTTATTGAAGGTGATTACAAAGGAAATCGTAGTGGCAAACCTCGTTTTAAAAATGCTGCGCGTTATCGCACAATAAAAATTGAAGGTCAAGCTATTACTGTCGAACGTGTTGAGCAAGAATGGCTATTTTTGTCATTTTCAAAATTAAAAGGCTGGGTAAAGGTGCGTTTACATCGCCCATTACCTAATGGATTTATTTTAAAAAATGCTCTTTTGACAAAAAAGGCGGATGGGTGGTACGTAACCATTTGTTTGTCAGACCCAAATATTCCTACCTTTACACCTGATGAAATTGCTCCAACTTGGGAAAACAGTCTTGGATTGGATGCAGTATTACATGAAGATGATTATTTGGCAACTTCAGAGAATACCAAGCTACCATCGCTAAAATCTTTCTCTAAGTCCGAAAAGAGACTAGCAGATATATCCAAACGTAAATCCACCAAGAAAAAGGGCAGTAAATCACGCCGTAAATTAGCTAAAAAAGAAGCAAAAGAACATCAACGTATTGCCAGAGCTAGAATTGACCATGCTTTTAAAACTGCCCATACCTTGCTCAAAACTGGGAAGAAAGTTTTTGTATATGAAGATTTAAATTTAAGAGCTTTATCAAAGAAAAATAAAGCCAAACAAGATGAAAATGGGAAATATTTACCCAACGGTCAATCAGCTAAATCAGGATTAAATAAATCCTGGAACGATGCTGCATTTGGACAATTTTTCACAATCCTAGAATACATAGCCCGAAAAGCTGGAACTAGGACAATAGCAGTCAAACCTGCATACACATCTCAATTGCTTGCGTATCGTGATGAATTTATCTTCACTGATTGCAACATTCGTAATTATTGGGACGAAAAAGAATCGCTTTTGGTTGATAGGGATATTAATGCCGCTATCAACGTAAAGCGCGTTGGGCTGGGACTGTTCCCAACGATAAAACGCCGTAAAGGGAATCCGGTAGTGGATGGTTCTACTACTAATAGTACCTCTAAGGAAGTTCTGGCAGCATTGCGAAATGTACCAGAAGCCTATACCGTATTTGGTACTCCAAATCGGTGTAGGTAG
- a CDS encoding DUF4129 domain-containing protein — MSTDAFEKTSWSWQLSQLQQQVGEWVEYQFSQVPLDLPNWSISPGLAQLLNLLFWLVLGLFLVWVVWQLWRLFRPYVYSWLAQRGNFDGAGLKIGSGELSSERWLMRSQEFYRQANYREACRCIYLAMLQQLHEKAITPVQHSRTDGEYLRLLRLSVNQIQPYETLITTHEQLCFGNVEIFRENYEQCQQAYREIFPE; from the coding sequence ATGTCCACAGATGCTTTTGAAAAAACTAGCTGGAGTTGGCAGCTTTCTCAGTTGCAGCAACAAGTGGGAGAATGGGTAGAATACCAGTTTTCTCAAGTTCCCTTGGATCTACCGAATTGGTCAATCAGTCCTGGGCTGGCTCAGTTGCTGAATTTGTTGTTTTGGCTGGTGTTAGGCTTATTCTTGGTCTGGGTGGTTTGGCAATTGTGGCGGTTATTTAGACCTTATGTGTATTCTTGGTTAGCTCAAAGAGGTAATTTTGATGGTGCTGGACTAAAAATTGGCTCTGGTGAATTATCTAGCGAGCGTTGGTTGATGCGATCGCAAGAATTTTATCGTCAGGCTAACTATCGTGAGGCCTGCCGTTGTATTTATTTAGCAATGTTACAACAGTTACATGAGAAAGCGATCACACCAGTCCAACACAGCCGCACTGATGGCGAATATCTGCGATTGCTAAGGTTATCTGTGAATCAAATACAGCCTTATGAAACTTTGATTACTACTCACGAACAATTATGTTTTGGCAATGTTGAGATTTTCAGAGAAAATTATGAGCAGTGTCAGCAAGCCTATCGCGAAATTTTCCCGGAGTGA
- a CDS encoding DUF4350 domain-containing protein, which yields MKRSNRLAALGAIALAVIILLSLITAPSSNTITSGSTYSRGADGYGAWYAFMQQQGISIQRWQKPAGDITAQKSPVTLLQVYSTWRSPTLDRQEREWVEQGNNLVILGVRHQVTAANFTTMQKSPFGKVKIDTRRRYQQADQTEVDLGDRFGAVVWVEKHGQGKVIYSTTPYLAANAYQDYLSNFKYLANFVRHKNNPIFVDEYIHGYKDSDVREKEGKGDLLSYLTKTPIMPALFQAGVLLLVLIWAQNRRFGKAVALDTPGVDNSEAYIQALAGVLQKAQSTDFVVEMVGKEEQIQLQKALGLGTVLLEPEALINTWVEKTGANPAELNAVFKVRLRKKPMSEQDLLSWLGKWRTIRLSRSAQINRNG from the coding sequence ATGAAACGCTCAAATCGCCTGGCTGCTTTAGGAGCGATCGCCCTGGCAGTGATAATATTATTGAGCTTAATAACTGCTCCTAGCAGCAATACAATTACTAGTGGTTCCACTTATAGCCGTGGTGCTGATGGCTATGGTGCTTGGTATGCTTTTATGCAACAGCAAGGAATTTCTATCCAGCGTTGGCAAAAGCCTGCAGGTGATATTACAGCACAGAAAAGCCCTGTCACCCTGCTACAAGTTTACAGCACCTGGCGATCGCCAACACTCGATAGACAAGAGCGAGAATGGGTAGAACAAGGCAATAATTTGGTGATTTTGGGCGTGCGTCATCAAGTAACAGCGGCGAATTTTACCACGATGCAAAAATCTCCCTTTGGGAAGGTAAAAATTGACACGCGAAGACGTTATCAGCAAGCTGACCAAACAGAAGTTGATTTAGGCGATCGCTTCGGTGCTGTTGTCTGGGTAGAAAAGCACGGTCAAGGAAAAGTAATTTATTCTACTACTCCCTATTTAGCCGCCAATGCCTACCAAGATTATTTAAGTAATTTCAAGTATTTAGCTAATTTTGTTAGACACAAAAATAACCCAATTTTTGTTGATGAATACATCCACGGCTACAAAGACAGCGATGTGAGGGAGAAAGAAGGTAAAGGTGATTTATTAAGTTATTTAACTAAAACACCGATCATGCCCGCATTATTCCAGGCAGGTGTATTACTATTGGTGCTAATTTGGGCACAGAATCGGCGCTTTGGTAAGGCAGTAGCTTTAGATACACCAGGTGTAGACAACAGTGAGGCATATATTCAAGCCTTAGCAGGAGTATTACAAAAAGCCCAATCCACCGATTTTGTCGTCGAGATGGTAGGTAAAGAAGAACAAATACAATTACAAAAAGCTTTGGGATTAGGGACAGTCCTGCTGGAACCAGAGGCTTTGATTAATACTTGGGTAGAGAAAACAGGTGCAAATCCCGCAGAACTGAATGCAGTGTTCAAGGTGCGATTGCGAAAAAAACCTATGAGTGAACAAGACCTGTTAAGCTGGTTGGGGAAATGGCGGACTATTCGCTTGAGTAGGTCGGCGCAAATAAACCGTAATGGTTAG
- a CDS encoding helix-turn-helix transcriptional regulator produces MSDVEKYITKRKQTDPEFAEDFESGYVSFKIGVILAQARIAAGITQAELARRLNLDESIIVNIEDNAEDVGIVTLEKYAQALGKKLFVEIK; encoded by the coding sequence ATGAGTGACGTAGAAAAATATATTACCAAACGCAAGCAGACTGATCCTGAATTTGCTGAAGATTTTGAATCTGGTTATGTCAGTTTTAAAATTGGGGTAATATTAGCGCAGGCAAGAATTGCGGCTGGAATTACCCAAGCAGAATTAGCACGTCGCTTAAATTTAGATGAATCTATTATTGTCAATATTGAAGATAATGCTGAAGATGTCGGGATTGTTACTTTAGAAAAATATGCCCAGGCTTTAGGAAAGAAGCTTTTTGTAGAGATTAAATAA